In Paenibacillus sp. FSL M7-0420, a single genomic region encodes these proteins:
- a CDS encoding type II secretion system F family protein, translating into MSLICGAILLLLAAGWLILRMRCGSRYAALRELPMEGLRLRRLGEPLLLVVEKGRIASYLPSVMFRIQRSLQRIYGMRYSAERTLLFMGEMLSYSWLLAAGGSALTSFTGEQAGIILGGLLAVALPVAMVSDLHKKVRVREQNIMLELPELLNSIVLLVGAGETVQRAIVRCVNSRHGDSAHPLYAELMKMTAEWDGGYSFQQAFENFSKRCAVQEVSIFTTTVLLNYRRGGADFVLSLRDLSRMLWEKRKAISRTRGEQASSKLVFPMVVIFLIVIVLVGTPAIMMLKM; encoded by the coding sequence ATGTCATTGATCTGCGGTGCGATTCTGCTTCTGCTCGCAGCGGGCTGGCTCATTCTAAGGATGAGATGCGGCAGCCGCTACGCTGCACTGCGGGAGCTGCCTATGGAAGGCCTGCGGCTGCGGCGGCTGGGTGAGCCTCTATTGTTAGTAGTCGAGAAGGGAAGAATCGCCAGTTATCTCCCGTCCGTGATGTTCAGGATACAACGTTCGCTGCAGCGGATCTATGGTATGCGCTACAGTGCAGAACGGACCTTACTGTTCATGGGGGAGATGCTTAGCTACAGCTGGCTGCTTGCCGCAGGCGGAAGTGCACTGACAAGCTTTACGGGAGAGCAGGCGGGAATCATCCTCGGAGGGCTCTTGGCAGTTGCACTCCCGGTGGCGATGGTTAGCGATCTGCACAAAAAGGTGCGTGTACGGGAGCAGAATATTATGCTGGAGCTTCCTGAGCTGCTGAACAGTATTGTTCTGCTGGTCGGCGCAGGTGAGACCGTTCAGCGGGCGATTGTCCGCTGTGTGAACAGCCGTCATGGGGATAGCGCTCATCCGCTCTACGCTGAATTAATGAAGATGACAGCTGAATGGGACGGCGGTTACTCCTTCCAGCAGGCGTTCGAGAACTTCAGTAAACGTTGTGCTGTACAGGAGGTCTCCATCTTCACAACTACAGTGCTGCTTAATTACCGCAGAGGCGGGGCCGACTTTGTTCTGTCGCTGCGGGATCTGTCACGGATGCTCTGGGAGAAGCGCAAGGCGATCAGCCGCACACGCGGCGAACAGGCATCGTCGAAGCTGGTTTTTCCGATGGTGGTTATCTTCTTGATTGTGATTGTGCTGGTGGGAACACCGGCGATTATGATGTTAAAAATGTAG
- a CDS encoding organic hydroperoxide resistance protein → MKPLYTATAKVRGGREGSVESSDGALKHDLKIPKELGGPGGAGTNPEQLFAAGYGACYESALANIARKEGVKLQDVEITSNVLIGKDESDGGFKLAVKLDVKLPGIERSVAEDLAKKAHDFCPYSKATRGNIEVELNVL, encoded by the coding sequence CTGAAACCCCTATATACTGCTACAGCCAAGGTTCGCGGAGGCCGTGAAGGTTCGGTGGAATCGTCCGACGGAGCGCTGAAGCATGATCTCAAAATTCCGAAGGAGCTTGGAGGTCCTGGCGGTGCAGGGACAAATCCGGAGCAGCTGTTCGCGGCAGGTTATGGTGCATGCTATGAGAGTGCCCTTGCTAATATTGCCCGTAAAGAAGGCGTAAAGCTGCAGGATGTCGAGATTACCTCGAATGTGCTGATCGGCAAGGACGAGAGCGACGGAGGCTTCAAGCTGGCCGTGAAGCTTGATGTGAAGCTGCCGGGTATTGAGCGCTCTGTGGCAGAGGATCTGGCTAAGAAAGCCCATGATTTCTGCCCGTATTCCAAGGCGACCCGGGGAAATATCGAGGTTGAACTGAACGTTCTGTAG
- a CDS encoding thiol-disulfide oxidoreductase DCC family protein, producing MQGQSIVLIDGVCHLCQRIVRFIIPRDPKAHFKFASLQSEAARELLKAGGLPEQQLDTVVLIEDGKYYTKSAAVLRIARRLRFPWPAAYVFILIPGPLRNAMYRIVARNRYRWFGRDEQCLLPTPDMKRRFL from the coding sequence ATGCAGGGCCAATCTATTGTGCTGATCGATGGGGTCTGTCATCTGTGCCAGAGAATTGTCCGGTTCATTATTCCGCGTGATCCCAAGGCGCACTTCAAATTCGCCTCCTTGCAGAGTGAAGCGGCCCGGGAACTGCTTAAGGCCGGTGGTCTGCCTGAGCAGCAATTAGACACTGTGGTGCTGATAGAGGACGGCAAGTATTATACGAAATCGGCTGCAGTGCTGCGGATTGCCCGCAGACTCCGGTTCCCGTGGCCCGCCGCCTATGTGTTCATCCTGATTCCGGGGCCGCTGCGTAATGCTATGTACAGGATTGTGGCCAGGAACCGCTACCGCTGGTTCGGCCGGGATGAGCAGTGTCTGCTGCCGACACCGGATATGAAGCGCAGATTTCTGTAG
- a CDS encoding CpaF family protein, translated as MNEEMFRALRSDIRAGLDVTSVIGNDELAAYIERIILEREQLRLLTAQEKHELVKKLFDSFRGLDILQPLVDNPAITEIMINSHEEIFIEEEGMIRRLPLAFESGSRLEDIIQIIVSGVNRVVNESSPIVDARLQDGSRVNIVLPPAALKGPAMTIRKFPETPMTMAELVRREALSEEAAELLRILVAAKYNIFISGGTGSGKTTFLNALSQFIPPQERVITVEDSAELQIVTVPNLVSLETRNANTERRGEITIRDLIRTSLRMRPNRIVVGEVRGAECLDMLQAMNTGHDGSLSTGHSNSALDMLSRLETMVLSAADLPVTVVRQQISSAINIFVHLSRLRDRSRRVMEISEVAGIRSGEVILNPLYEFRESGEQDGRVQGRLEVCGNPLLHTDKLRMAGILDYPLKQYESRSSAEEENVP; from the coding sequence ATGAATGAAGAGATGTTCCGCGCTCTGCGCAGCGACATCCGGGCAGGGCTGGATGTGACCTCGGTCATCGGGAATGATGAGCTGGCTGCTTATATCGAACGGATCATTCTGGAGCGGGAACAATTACGCCTCCTGACTGCTCAGGAGAAACACGAGCTGGTGAAGAAGCTGTTCGATTCCTTCCGGGGGCTGGATATTCTCCAGCCGCTGGTGGATAATCCGGCGATCACCGAGATTATGATCAACAGCCACGAGGAGATCTTTATTGAGGAAGAGGGGATGATCCGCAGGCTGCCGCTGGCTTTTGAATCGGGGAGTAGGCTGGAGGATATCATTCAGATTATTGTCTCCGGCGTCAACCGTGTGGTTAATGAATCCTCGCCGATTGTGGATGCGCGGCTGCAGGACGGCTCACGTGTCAATATCGTACTGCCGCCTGCGGCGCTGAAGGGCCCAGCCATGACCATCCGCAAATTTCCGGAGACACCGATGACGATGGCGGAGCTGGTGCGGCGTGAAGCGCTCTCGGAGGAAGCGGCTGAGCTGCTGCGGATTCTGGTTGCTGCCAAATACAATATTTTTATCAGCGGGGGTACAGGCTCGGGCAAAACAACCTTCCTGAATGCCCTGTCGCAGTTCATCCCGCCGCAGGAGCGTGTCATTACGGTGGAGGATTCGGCAGAGCTGCAGATCGTTACGGTTCCGAATCTGGTCTCCCTGGAGACCCGGAATGCTAACACAGAGAGGCGGGGTGAGATCACGATCCGTGATCTGATCCGCACTTCGCTGCGGATGCGCCCGAACCGTATTGTCGTCGGCGAGGTGCGGGGAGCGGAGTGTCTGGATATGCTTCAGGCGATGAACACCGGCCATGACGGGAGCTTGTCAACGGGGCATTCGAACAGTGCGCTGGACATGCTCAGCCGCCTGGAGACCATGGTGCTTAGCGCTGCTGATCTGCCAGTAACCGTCGTCCGTCAGCAGATCAGCTCAGCGATCAATATATTCGTGCATCTGTCGCGGCTGCGTGACCGTTCACGCCGGGTGATGGAGATCAGTGAAGTTGCTGGTATCCGCAGTGGTGAGGTCATCCTGAATCCTCTATATGAATTTCGGGAATCAGGCGAACAGGATGGCCGGGTGCAGGGGAGGCTTGAGGTGTGCGGCAACCCTCTTCTGCATACAGACAAGCTGCGGATGGCCGGAATCCTTGATTATCCGCTCAAGCAGTATGAGAGTAGAAGCTCTGCTGAGGAGGAGAATGTACCTTGA
- a CDS encoding carbohydrate ABC transporter permease, translating to MMQKSKGISSKNKWPYLFITPYFLSYAVLSLFPILFTLYISLTDWDLYGNRNFIGFSNYTQLFFHDAFFWKSLLNVMIFMAVYLPALVLMGMLVASLIESKLIRRKTLFRLSVFSAYMTTPVAVGIIFSLLFDWQGGFFNNMLMELGLIQEKINWLGSASSSRWVVILMVFWKNLGYFVMFYTAGMASIDTSIYEAAVIDGASSKDVFTRITIPLLKPINLFLIITSIISGLQLVEEPMLLFSGWASGSSMVGGPDGSTFTPIWYMFDASFNGSAFKYGKGAAIAYGTFLFIALFSVVGMKWINRDGDDK from the coding sequence ATGATGCAGAAATCTAAAGGAATCAGCAGTAAAAATAAATGGCCGTATCTGTTCATCACGCCTTATTTCTTATCCTACGCCGTACTGAGCTTGTTCCCAATCCTCTTCACTCTATATATCAGTCTTACAGACTGGGATTTGTACGGCAACCGGAATTTCATCGGATTCAGCAACTACACGCAGTTATTTTTCCATGATGCCTTCTTCTGGAAATCCCTGCTCAATGTCATGATCTTCATGGCGGTATACCTTCCGGCCCTTGTCCTTATGGGCATGCTGGTAGCCAGCCTCATCGAGAGCAAGCTGATCCGCCGCAAAACCTTGTTCCGGCTCAGCGTATTCAGTGCCTATATGACGACGCCGGTCGCGGTCGGGATTATCTTCTCCCTGTTGTTCGACTGGCAGGGCGGATTCTTCAATAATATGCTGATGGAGCTGGGCCTCATTCAGGAGAAGATCAATTGGCTGGGCTCGGCCAGTTCCTCCCGCTGGGTAGTCATTCTGATGGTCTTCTGGAAAAACCTCGGGTATTTCGTCATGTTCTACACGGCGGGGATGGCCAGTATTGATACTTCCATCTATGAGGCCGCAGTCATTGACGGAGCCTCTTCCAAAGATGTGTTCACGCGCATTACGATTCCGCTGCTGAAGCCGATCAACCTGTTCCTGATTATTACCTCTATTATCAGCGGCCTGCAGCTGGTGGAAGAACCGATGCTGCTGTTCAGCGGCTGGGCTTCCGGCTCCAGTATGGTAGGGGGGCCAGACGGGTCCACCTTCACACCGATCTGGTACATGTTCGATGCTTCCTTCAACGGCAGTGCGTTCAAGTATGGTAAAGGGGCAGCGATTGCTTACGGCACCTTCCTGTTCATCGCCTTGTTCTCAGTAGTTGGCATGAAATGGATCAACAGGGACGGTGACGACAAATGA
- a CDS encoding helix-turn-helix domain-containing protein, with translation MQSIYERIELLIKRQGITKKSFCAQLGISTGNMGDWKRGKSTPGTHKLIEIAAFFHVSLDWLILGKQPQTIQESGEDYFFGQMRQLNCQTEELLPEEKNFIKEYLAFTKYRKDQDKDQDTKGENS, from the coding sequence ATGCAATCCATCTATGAACGTATTGAACTATTGATTAAACGGCAAGGAATTACGAAGAAATCCTTCTGTGCACAGCTCGGAATCAGCACCGGCAATATGGGAGACTGGAAGCGTGGCAAATCTACGCCTGGCACACATAAGCTGATTGAGATTGCTGCATTTTTTCATGTGAGCTTAGATTGGCTGATCCTGGGCAAACAGCCCCAAACGATTCAGGAAAGCGGCGAGGATTATTTTTTTGGCCAAATGCGGCAATTGAATTGCCAAACCGAGGAATTGCTGCCGGAGGAAAAGAACTTTATTAAGGAATATCTGGCCTTCACCAAGTACCGCAAGGATCAGGACAAGGATCAGGATACGAAAGGCGAAAATTCTTAA
- a CDS encoding Flp1 family type IVb pilin, giving the protein MLTQMAEGAKSFWRDEEGLGTLEMILIIAVLIAVVLVFREEIVKVVKDLIGTAGDKSQEVFE; this is encoded by the coding sequence ATGTTAACACAGATGGCAGAAGGAGCAAAAAGCTTTTGGAGAGATGAGGAGGGGCTGGGGACGCTCGAGATGATCCTGATCATTGCTGTACTAATTGCGGTCGTTCTGGTATTCCGTGAGGAGATTGTAAAGGTGGTTAAGGATCTGATCGGTACTGCCGGAGATAAGAGCCAGGAAGTCTTTGAGTGA
- a CDS encoding TadE/TadG family type IV pilus assembly protein — protein sequence MIPLREDEGSFTIEASLLLPILMGITMVLLFFSLYSYQKSMLLQIASVTAERAAYNWENSNRAVSGEFQTGNVDPLYWRIGEDGLLASLFGSEADNGSTAITLPGNAEEGGPLPVVKLRRASQMVPAGLQGEMSYVYGLTGRRISTELKKVLHLPVLDNLLADRAAPEVYARSYVTEPVEFIRTVDLMRYYGSKFKQHSSAGKEGSGMEKKQAALMLDKLR from the coding sequence GTGATTCCGCTGCGGGAGGATGAGGGGAGCTTCACTATCGAGGCTTCGCTTCTGCTGCCGATTCTTATGGGGATTACGATGGTGCTGCTATTCTTCTCCCTGTACAGCTATCAGAAGTCGATGCTGCTGCAGATTGCCTCAGTTACTGCGGAGCGGGCTGCTTATAACTGGGAGAATAGTAACCGGGCGGTAAGCGGAGAATTCCAGACTGGAAATGTTGATCCGCTGTACTGGAGAATCGGTGAGGATGGACTGTTGGCTTCGCTATTTGGTTCAGAAGCAGACAATGGCAGTACGGCCATTACGCTGCCTGGTAATGCTGAAGAAGGAGGGCCCCTGCCGGTAGTGAAGCTGCGCCGGGCATCTCAGATGGTGCCTGCCGGATTACAGGGAGAAATGAGCTATGTCTACGGATTGACTGGCCGCAGAATCAGTACGGAGCTGAAGAAAGTGCTACATCTGCCTGTTCTGGACAATCTCCTGGCCGATAGAGCCGCACCTGAGGTATATGCCCGCTCCTACGTTACGGAGCCTGTTGAATTCATAAGAACAGTAGATCTTATGCGTTACTACGGGTCGAAGTTCAAACAGCATTCCTCCGCCGGTAAGGAGGGCAGCGGCATGGAGAAAAAGCAGGCAGCCCTTATGCTGGATAAGCTGAGGTAA
- a CDS encoding ABC transporter substrate-binding protein has product MHNLFSKKASVIALVLTLCFTLVLAGCGNGNNNASGDSSSTNSADHSSDPANASGKLTVWGWDKAWFEGTGAKFNEKFPNIKLEFVEVSAGDYLKKIQTSIAAGSGLPDIIWGEAAFRGALYELNVLQSLSEEPYNFDTSNLLDFELPLLTNSKGELVGLEQSGSPGALAYKRDLAKEYFGTDDPDALTAMFPDWDTFIAKGKEVYEKSGGKTFMLGSLMDAYTILSNQGTTAVVDGTKVNTQELLRIFTQLQSIRDNNAEGKLAMWSPTWNASYSQDNVIFYPSANWSPEFVIKPNDKASNGRWGLMVPPEGGYPYGGTTIGIWKDSKNKDAAWAYLNWLLGTDEGAEANFAVSDYILPLKSFFKDTSKLSSGADEYFGGQDLGKFWVEKVFPNMKSKAVTKYDQDIYSSSELVLQVMAQDNSFDAKQALDKWEEQLKKNHPELTFE; this is encoded by the coding sequence TTGCACAATCTATTCAGTAAAAAAGCATCGGTTATAGCGCTTGTTCTAACGTTATGCTTCACCTTGGTGCTGGCCGGCTGCGGCAATGGCAACAACAACGCTTCGGGAGACTCCAGCAGTACAAACAGTGCGGATCACTCAAGTGATCCTGCGAATGCTTCCGGTAAATTGACCGTATGGGGCTGGGACAAGGCCTGGTTCGAAGGCACAGGAGCGAAGTTCAACGAGAAGTTCCCGAATATCAAGCTGGAATTCGTCGAAGTCTCGGCGGGGGATTATCTGAAAAAAATCCAGACCTCCATCGCTGCCGGATCGGGACTGCCGGATATTATCTGGGGAGAAGCGGCCTTCCGCGGCGCTCTCTATGAGCTTAACGTACTGCAAAGCTTGTCCGAAGAGCCCTACAATTTCGATACCTCCAATCTGCTCGACTTCGAGCTTCCGCTGCTGACGAACAGCAAGGGAGAGCTTGTCGGTCTGGAGCAATCCGGCTCGCCTGGAGCACTGGCTTACAAGCGTGATCTGGCTAAAGAATACTTCGGGACAGATGATCCTGATGCATTGACTGCAATGTTCCCTGATTGGGATACCTTCATTGCCAAGGGCAAAGAAGTCTATGAGAAGAGCGGCGGTAAGACATTCATGCTGGGAAGCCTGATGGATGCGTATACCATCCTCTCCAACCAGGGTACAACCGCAGTTGTAGACGGAACCAAGGTGAATACTCAAGAGCTGCTTAGGATCTTCACTCAGCTGCAGTCCATCCGCGACAATAACGCAGAGGGCAAGCTGGCAATGTGGTCACCCACCTGGAATGCTTCGTATTCGCAGGACAATGTAATCTTTTATCCGTCGGCGAACTGGTCGCCAGAATTCGTAATCAAGCCTAACGACAAGGCCAGTAATGGCCGCTGGGGTCTGATGGTGCCTCCGGAAGGCGGATATCCATACGGCGGTACTACTATCGGTATTTGGAAGGACAGCAAGAATAAAGATGCAGCCTGGGCGTATCTTAACTGGCTGTTAGGCACGGACGAAGGCGCTGAAGCCAACTTCGCCGTCTCCGATTACATTTTGCCGCTGAAATCCTTCTTCAAGGATACCTCCAAGCTGTCTTCCGGGGCAGATGAATATTTCGGCGGGCAGGATCTCGGCAAGTTCTGGGTAGAGAAGGTGTTCCCGAACATGAAGTCCAAAGCGGTGACCAAATACGACCAGGATATCTATAGCTCCTCTGAGCTGGTGCTGCAGGTTATGGCGCAGGATAACAGCTTCGATGCCAAGCAGGCCCTGGATAAGTGGGAAGAGCAGCTGAAGAAGAACCACCCTGAGCTGACATTTGAATAA
- a CDS encoding type II secretion system F family protein produces MKRTPPVLPVSASQGGEQVLLPDYTVYELTSLQRMLVILGAGVLLFGIGYLFYHRLLLAALLVPGSAYGPRLLHEYLLQRRRAALNLQFKQMLFSLSSSLSAGRSVENAFREAVQDLRMLDPEGASDMISELNIICARMENGEPIEDALYEFSKRAGMEDVERFADVFMVCKRTGGDLVEIVRRTSSIIGEKLDIQQDIAVSISQKKFEAKALLVSPLMMVMFMSLSAGDYMEPMYTGAGIAVSTLALIALFLCYLWTNKIMDIPL; encoded by the coding sequence ATGAAGAGGACACCGCCCGTGCTGCCGGTTAGCGCATCTCAAGGGGGAGAGCAGGTACTGTTGCCGGATTATACCGTATACGAGTTGACCTCCCTGCAAAGAATGCTGGTCATTCTGGGTGCCGGAGTCCTGTTGTTCGGTATTGGTTACCTGTTCTATCACCGGCTGCTCCTGGCGGCACTGCTTGTCCCCGGAAGCGCCTATGGGCCGCGGCTGCTGCACGAATATCTGCTGCAGCGCCGCCGGGCTGCGCTGAATCTGCAATTCAAGCAAATGCTATTCTCGCTCTCTTCGTCGCTCTCCGCCGGACGTTCGGTGGAGAATGCCTTCCGTGAGGCTGTGCAGGATCTGCGGATGCTTGACCCGGAGGGCGCAAGTGACATGATCTCCGAGCTGAATATTATCTGTGCCCGGATGGAGAACGGGGAGCCGATTGAAGATGCGCTCTATGAATTCAGCAAAAGAGCAGGAATGGAGGATGTGGAGCGCTTCGCAGATGTGTTCATGGTCTGCAAGCGTACCGGCGGGGATCTGGTTGAGATCGTACGCCGCACCTCATCGATCATCGGCGAGAAGCTGGATATCCAGCAGGATATAGCCGTCAGTATCTCCCAGAAGAAATTCGAGGCGAAGGCGCTGCTGGTCTCTCCGCTGATGATGGTGATGTTCATGAGTCTGAGCGCCGGAGACTATATGGAACCTATGTATACTGGTGCAGGAATAGCGGTGTCCACACTGGCGCTGATTGCACTATTCCTCTGTTACCTCTGGACCAACAAGATCATGGATATTCCGCTGTGA
- a CDS encoding carbohydrate ABC transporter permease, whose amino-acid sequence MRAKKFFTVLLLSLIAIAFLFPFYMMIVMGTYYSEDLFKQLPILPSGYLLENLQTIMSASFLRNYWNSFYVAVLFTLVTVGVASITGFAFAKYEFKGKNALYGFILLTMMIPGHLGLIAYVMEMKWFHLNNTHAPLILAGLNNAFGVFFMTQFIRSSVPTEVIESARIDGCSEPAILTRIVVPFLMPAISTLGLISFLGSWNGYLLPLVTINKPELYTLPLGIANLSTVFRTDYSASILGLTLGTLPLIILFLFGSKTLVRGLTGGAVKG is encoded by the coding sequence ATGAGAGCGAAGAAATTTTTTACCGTATTGCTGCTTAGTCTGATCGCGATCGCGTTCCTGTTCCCGTTCTATATGATGATTGTGATGGGAACCTACTATTCCGAGGACCTGTTCAAGCAGCTTCCGATTCTGCCCAGCGGCTATCTGCTGGAGAATCTGCAGACGATCATGTCCGCCAGCTTCCTGCGGAATTATTGGAACAGCTTCTATGTTGCCGTGTTGTTCACCCTGGTGACGGTTGGGGTGGCCTCGATTACCGGGTTTGCTTTTGCCAAATATGAATTCAAGGGTAAAAATGCGCTGTACGGCTTCATTCTGCTGACGATGATGATTCCCGGACACCTGGGCCTGATTGCTTATGTCATGGAGATGAAGTGGTTCCACCTGAACAACACCCATGCGCCGCTGATTCTGGCCGGACTGAATAATGCCTTCGGCGTATTCTTCATGACCCAGTTCATCCGCTCCTCCGTCCCGACAGAAGTCATTGAGAGCGCGCGGATCGACGGCTGCTCGGAACCGGCTATTCTCACAAGAATTGTTGTTCCGTTCCTCATGCCGGCCATCAGCACCCTGGGACTGATCTCCTTCCTCGGGTCCTGGAACGGTTATCTGCTGCCGCTGGTCACGATCAACAAGCCGGAGCTGTACACGCTGCCGCTGGGCATTGCCAATCTGTCCACCGTCTTCCGCACGGATTATTCAGCCAGTATCTTGGGTCTGACCCTCGGTACGCTTCCGCTGATTATTCTCTTCCTGTTCGGCTCGAAGACCCTGGTCAGAGGACTTACCGGCGGAGCGGTTAAAGGTTGA
- a CDS encoding glutathione peroxidase: MNVHDFEANTLRGQEESLSKYKGKVLLVVNTASKCGLTPQYKGLQEVYDKFKDRGFEILGFPSNQFAGQEPGESEDIAEFCEINYGVSFPMYEKINVKGADAHPLFKYLSKEAPGVLGSKSIKWNFTKFLVDQEGRVLKRFAPQTTPDQIEEDIEKLLR; the protein is encoded by the coding sequence ATGAATGTCCATGATTTTGAAGCCAACACCCTGCGGGGCCAGGAAGAATCACTCTCCAAGTACAAAGGCAAGGTTCTGCTCGTCGTGAATACAGCCAGCAAGTGCGGACTCACCCCGCAATATAAGGGTCTCCAGGAAGTGTACGATAAATTCAAAGACCGTGGTTTTGAGATTCTGGGCTTCCCCAGCAATCAGTTTGCCGGACAGGAGCCGGGTGAGAGCGAGGATATTGCCGAGTTCTGCGAGATTAATTACGGTGTATCCTTCCCGATGTACGAGAAAATCAACGTCAAAGGCGCCGACGCCCATCCCCTGTTCAAGTATCTGTCCAAAGAGGCACCGGGAGTACTCGGCTCGAAGAGTATCAAATGGAACTTCACCAAGTTCCTGGTGGACCAGGAAGGCCGTGTGCTGAAGCGGTTCGCCCCGCAGACAACACCGGATCAGATTGAAGAGGATATCGAGAAGCTGCTGCGCTAG
- a CDS encoding cache domain-containing sensor histidine kinase: MRKIKNKILGSVILIVTLSVTAISALAYEQFSSILEAQALREDTIHLEQTTNQMNHLIDDVQKYAANMVNDELLQQFAARLKYSSTYDELSAYRDVVTQLTKFNVLRDYLESSAIVRSDGKIFWSSLYIDPYFERLLQEDWYQDALKNNSKSGFTAPHIIQDPDSKKIVSFFIRFDPQYGGVLLLNIDYAAFESLFQYLGQSFDQVAWIGPGQSLLYQQGTATELPAHTLSADSPGIQVVKHDKGYYLASAFEKSDWSVSTFTSNERFYEWVGYIVRYWAIFLALCLVLCFLLFLPIISNIIRPILQMTKAMKQVSMGNYNVQLSFRSNDELSVLKNGFETMLGDIERQMSERVEQERWKRKMTAELLFAQINPHFIYNTLNTVVYLARKKNYPAIEEMVESFIGILHDAVNIGDTSLYITVEQEMNIINHFVTIQKYRYADRFEVIWSVEEEAKGDYIPKSLIQPLVENAIFHGFSEKETVGHIEIIIRKRSGRLLVSVRDDGCGMSREKARSIMNGTLPPARLPSGAMKQIGLWNIRERIEYLYGQEGRLVIRSSEQGGTKVSVLLPVRQQPSE, translated from the coding sequence ATGCGAAAAATTAAGAATAAAATTCTCGGCAGCGTGATTCTGATCGTTACGCTGTCGGTAACGGCCATCAGTGCTCTGGCGTATGAGCAGTTCTCTTCGATTCTCGAAGCGCAGGCCCTGCGTGAGGATACCATCCATCTGGAGCAGACCACGAATCAGATGAATCACCTGATTGACGATGTGCAGAAATATGCCGCCAATATGGTCAATGATGAGCTGCTTCAGCAGTTTGCTGCAAGGTTGAAGTATTCCTCTACGTATGACGAGCTTAGTGCATACCGCGATGTGGTCACTCAGCTAACCAAATTCAATGTACTGCGGGACTACCTTGAGAGCTCGGCCATCGTCCGCTCGGACGGTAAGATTTTCTGGTCCTCCCTGTATATTGACCCGTATTTTGAACGGCTGCTGCAAGAGGATTGGTATCAGGATGCTTTGAAGAACAATAGCAAAAGCGGGTTCACAGCCCCCCATATCATCCAGGACCCTGACAGCAAAAAAATCGTCAGCTTCTTTATCCGTTTTGATCCCCAGTATGGCGGAGTGCTGCTTCTGAATATTGATTATGCAGCTTTTGAGAGTCTGTTCCAGTATTTGGGCCAGTCCTTCGACCAGGTAGCCTGGATCGGCCCGGGTCAATCATTGCTCTATCAGCAAGGCACCGCTACAGAGCTTCCGGCCCACACGCTGAGCGCAGACAGCCCGGGAATTCAAGTTGTTAAGCATGATAAGGGGTATTATCTGGCCAGCGCTTTTGAGAAATCGGACTGGTCTGTCTCCACGTTTACCTCCAATGAACGGTTCTATGAATGGGTGGGTTATATTGTCCGCTACTGGGCCATCTTCCTCGCCTTGTGTCTGGTGCTCTGCTTCCTGTTGTTCCTTCCCATCATCTCGAATATTATCCGGCCGATCCTGCAGATGACCAAAGCGATGAAGCAGGTGTCTATGGGCAACTATAATGTTCAGCTCTCGTTCCGCAGCAATGATGAGCTGTCTGTGCTGAAGAATGGGTTTGAGACGATGCTTGGGGATATTGAGCGGCAGATGAGCGAAAGGGTAGAGCAGGAGCGCTGGAAGCGTAAAATGACGGCCGAGCTGCTGTTCGCCCAGATCAACCCCCATTTTATCTACAATACTCTAAATACGGTTGTGTATCTGGCCCGCAAAAAGAATTACCCGGCTATCGAAGAGATGGTTGAATCCTTCATTGGCATTCTGCATGATGCTGTCAATATCGGTGATACCAGTCTGTATATCACGGTGGAGCAGGAGATGAACATTATCAATCACTTCGTAACGATTCAGAAGTACCGGTATGCAGACCGGTTTGAGGTAATCTGGAGCGTAGAAGAGGAAGCGAAGGGTGACTATATTCCGAAAAGCCTGATCCAACCGCTGGTGGAAAATGCTATTTTTCATGGATTCTCAGAGAAAGAGACTGTAGGCCATATAGAGATCATTATCCGCAAGCGCAGCGGAAGGCTGCTGGTCTCGGTCAGAGATGACGGCTGCGGCATGAGCCGAGAGAAGGCCCGGTCTATTATGAATGGAACCCTGCCGCCCGCACGCCTTCCTTCAGGGGCTATGAAGCAGATTGGATTATGGAATATCCGGGAACGAATCGAGTATTTGTACGGGCAGGAAGGCCGCCTCGTCATCCGGTCAAGTGAGCAGGGTGGCACCAAGGTGTCTGTTCTCCTGCCCGTCCGGCAGCAACCGTCCGAGTGA